One Lentibacillus cibarius DNA window includes the following coding sequences:
- the truB gene encoding tRNA pseudouridine(55) synthase TruB, which produces MNGILPLWKPKGMTSHDCVMRIRKLLHIKKVGHTGTLDPEVEGVLPVCIGQATKIVPFLSDITKTYIAEIKLGAATDTEDSHGKVTEVKSVTPPLSQQAIENVLQSFKGEITQIPPMYSAVKIKGKKLYEYARANEQVERPKRQVTIFDLELGEGGIQEDSFWVRAVCSKGTYIRTLCVDIGADLGYPAHMGTLYRIESGAINQKDTVTFQDVEQAIENGTLDWILLPINRGLEHMERLFVDADTKKRILNGQKLSKPSIAPETDPFLIMYDDQVLAVYQTHPKDADVMKPVRVFND; this is translated from the coding sequence ATGAACGGCATTTTACCTTTATGGAAACCAAAGGGGATGACCTCACATGATTGTGTTATGAGGATCCGAAAATTGTTGCACATAAAGAAAGTTGGACATACAGGAACGCTTGATCCGGAAGTTGAAGGGGTGTTGCCGGTCTGCATTGGTCAAGCAACAAAGATTGTTCCGTTTTTGAGCGACATCACCAAGACCTATATTGCTGAAATTAAGCTCGGGGCTGCTACAGATACAGAGGACAGTCATGGGAAAGTTACCGAAGTCAAAAGTGTGACGCCCCCTCTTTCTCAACAGGCAATCGAAAACGTGTTACAATCGTTTAAGGGTGAAATAACACAAATCCCTCCGATGTATTCTGCTGTAAAAATCAAGGGTAAGAAACTGTATGAATACGCGCGCGCCAATGAACAGGTTGAACGCCCAAAACGTCAAGTGACAATTTTTGATTTGGAACTCGGTGAAGGAGGAATCCAAGAAGACTCCTTCTGGGTACGGGCCGTTTGTTCCAAGGGTACATATATACGGACGTTATGTGTGGATATTGGTGCGGATTTAGGGTATCCGGCACATATGGGTACGTTGTATAGAATAGAATCAGGTGCCATCAATCAAAAAGACACTGTTACATTCCAAGATGTCGAACAGGCGATTGAAAATGGTACACTTGATTGGATACTGCTTCCAATTAATCGTGGACTGGAACACATGGAACGGCTCTTCGTGGATGCCGATACAAAAAAGCGCATCCTTAATGGACAAAAGCTATCAAAACCCAGTATTGCACCGGAAACTGATCCCTTTCTGATCATGTATGACGATCAAGTATTGGCCGTCTATCAGACTCATCCGAAAGACGCTGACGTGATGAAGCCGGTTCGGGTTTTCAATGATTGA